The stretch of DNA TAGTCCTGTTCCCTGCCTTCCGATATCAGATAGGCGAGCCAACAGGCATCCTCGATGCCGAGATTCATGCCACGGGCGCCCGCCGGCGAATGGATATGCGCCGCATCACCAGCGAGGAAGACGTTACCCTTCGACATGCGCTCGACATGCCGGAAATGGATGCGGAAATTCGCGGTCCACACCAATTCGCCGCCAGGCACCGGATGGGCGATGCGGCTTTCGAAATCGGGAAGCGTCGAGAGGTAGCGCACAGAATCACCGGAAACGGGAATCCGACCGACCATGCCGGGATTGAACAGGCTGATCTCGACGTAACGCGGATCGATCGGCTGCGGATAGCGGTAGTCCGCAAGATAGAAGGCCTTTTCGATCGCCTCGCCCGGGAAGCCGAGGCCTGCAGCCTTGCGCACGGTGGAATGTGCGCCATCGGCACCGATCAGGATATCGAGGTCGACTTCCTCGCGGGAGCCATCTGCGCGGCGCAGCGTCACATGCGGTCGGTCCATCGTGCCGGTGACGCTTTCAAGCACCGTCTGCCATTCAGGCTCGACTTCATAGTCGGAAAGCTTGCCGAGCAGCAGCCGTTCCGTA from Rhizobium sp. 007 encodes:
- a CDS encoding NAD(P)/FAD-dependent oxidoreductase; translated protein: MGAGHRNILIAGAGATGLAVAIELARRGFRPRIIDSDVGPVPLSESRALGINARTLTLLSPSRAADAIQQEAYRIDRFRVRSGKKVLFEIDPSKIDGRFPAIQVLAQGYTERLLLGKLSDYEVEPEWQTVLESVTGTMDRPHVTLRRADGSREEVDLDILIGADGAHSTVRKAAGLGFPGEAIEKAFYLADYRYPQPIDPRYVEISLFNPGMVGRIPVSGDSVRYLSTLPDFESRIAHPVPGGELVWTANFRIHFRHVERMSKGNVFLAGDAAHIHSPAGARGMNLGIEDACWLAYLISEGREQDYADLRMPAVKMVLKQTYGLTRLVTMHHPVAIGLRNFFTPLLIRVPGFARRFLRSVAGYDTPPPVWIDGAQ